From Girardinichthys multiradiatus isolate DD_20200921_A chromosome 3, DD_fGirMul_XY1, whole genome shotgun sequence, the proteins below share one genomic window:
- the msmp2 gene encoding prostate-associated microseminoprotein isoform X1, translated as MKRRANEREELTEDTVSNSPEMANTIGVLLASLLLLGASLPCCAVYNSGECFFNTKANCEHMGQVYGIGESWITSDCYQCVCMEPFGVGCCDLATKPVDYPEWCEIVRKPDSCTSVAVMRVNHKLPCLWGQGRLRTAGQSWKSDNDPLF; from the exons ATGAAACGAAGAGCAAACGAAAGAGAAGAACTGACTGAGGACACTGTAAG CAATTCCCCAGAAATGGCCAACACAATAGGAGTACTCTTGGCTTCACTGTTGCTACTGGGAGCCAGTCTGCCATGTTGCGCTGTGTATAACAGTGGTGAATGCTTCTTCAACACTAAAG CAAACTGTGAACACATGGGTCAGGTTTATGGTATTGGGGAGAGCTGGATAACCAGTGACTGCTACCAGTGTGTCTGCATGGAGCCTTTTGGAGTGGGATGCTGTGACCT TGCAACTAAGCCTGTTGACTACCCAGAATGGTGCGAGATCGTTCGTAAACCAGATTCTTGCACCAGTGTTGCTGTGATGAGAGTCAATCACAAACTACCTTGCCTCTGGGGACAAGGCCGTCTCAGAACAGCTGGACAGTCATGGAAATCCGACAATGATCCTTTATTCTGA
- the msmp2 gene encoding prostate-associated microseminoprotein isoform X2, which translates to MANTIGVLLASLLLLGASLPCCAVYNSGECFFNTKANCEHMGQVYGIGESWITSDCYQCVCMEPFGVGCCDLATKPVDYPEWCEIVRKPDSCTSVAVMRVNHKLPCLWGQGRLRTAGQSWKSDNDPLF; encoded by the exons ATGGCCAACACAATAGGAGTACTCTTGGCTTCACTGTTGCTACTGGGAGCCAGTCTGCCATGTTGCGCTGTGTATAACAGTGGTGAATGCTTCTTCAACACTAAAG CAAACTGTGAACACATGGGTCAGGTTTATGGTATTGGGGAGAGCTGGATAACCAGTGACTGCTACCAGTGTGTCTGCATGGAGCCTTTTGGAGTGGGATGCTGTGACCT TGCAACTAAGCCTGTTGACTACCCAGAATGGTGCGAGATCGTTCGTAAACCAGATTCTTGCACCAGTGTTGCTGTGATGAGAGTCAATCACAAACTACCTTGCCTCTGGGGACAAGGCCGTCTCAGAACAGCTGGACAGTCATGGAAATCCGACAATGATCCTTTATTCTGA
- the zgc:174935 gene encoding pollen-specific leucine-rich repeat extensin-like protein 1 isoform X2 gives MRVTSDVFQEYQKEKAEKQNELEKAQAELKAMENEITVVLTKTQKTTGDLAGCNDSQKSGADQVAASETTLENLKAETKKETTEWNGEIDRLKQQLKGKSLVCNFLKEQPDPIKSMCGIKDVPKAEAPKQEEPKAEVPKQEEPKKEAPKQEEPKAEAPKQEEPKKEAPKQEEPKKEAPKQEEPKAEAPKQEEPKKEAPKQEEPKKEAPKQEEPKKEAPKQEEPKKEAPKQDEPKAEAPKQEEPKAEAPKQEEPKAEAPKQEEKKAEAPKQ, from the exons ATGCGGGTGACCAGCGATGTCTTCCAGGAGTACCAGAAGGAGAAGGCGGAGAAGCAGAACGAGCTGGAGAAGGCTCAGGCCGAGCTGAAGGCGATGGAGAACGAAATCACGGTTGTACTGACCAAAACACAGAAGACGACGGGGGATTTAGCCGGCTGCAATGATTCCCAG AAATCTGGTGCAGATCAGGTTGCAGCGTCAGAGACAACCCTGGAAAACCTTAAAG CTGAAACCAAGAAGGAGACAACTGAATGGAATGGAGAAATAGATCGACTGAAACAGCAGCTGAAAGGAAAAAGCCTAGTCTGTAACTTCTTGAAAGAACAACCAGACCCAATAAA GAGTATGTGTGGAATTAAAGACGTGCCAAAGGCAGAGGCTCCAAAACAAGAGGAGCCAAAGGCAGAGGTTCCAAAACAAGAGGAGCCAAAGAAAGAGGCTCCAAAACAAGAAGAGCCAAAGGCAGAGGCTCCAAAACAAGAGGAGCCAAAGAAAGAGGCTCCAAAACAAGAGGAGCCAAAGAAAGAGGCTCCAAAACAAGAGGAGCCAAAGGCAGAGGCTCCAAAACAAGAGGAGCCAAAGAAAGAGGCTCCAAAACAAGAGGAGCCAAAGAAAGAGGCTCCAAAACAAGAGGAGCCAAAGAAAGAGGCTCCAAAACAAGAGGAGCCAAAGAAAGAGGCTCCAAAACAAGATGAGCCAAAGGCAGAGGCCCCAAAACAAGAGGAGCCAAAGGCAGAGGCCCCAAAACAAGAGGAGCCAAAGGCAGAGGCCCCAAAGCAAGAGGAGAAAAAGGCAGAGGCCCCCAAGCAATAG
- the zgc:174935 gene encoding pollen-specific leucine-rich repeat extensin-like protein 1 isoform X1: MMKVYFVLPLTLLTSVILVGFIKIRKKEYEKEVRRNRFQDIKMRVTSDVFQEYQKEKAEKQNELEKAQAELKAMENEITVVLTKTQKTTGDLAGCNDSQKSGADQVAASETTLENLKAETKKETTEWNGEIDRLKQQLKGKSLVCNFLKEQPDPIKSMCGIKDVPKAEAPKQEEPKAEVPKQEEPKKEAPKQEEPKAEAPKQEEPKKEAPKQEEPKKEAPKQEEPKAEAPKQEEPKKEAPKQEEPKKEAPKQEEPKKEAPKQEEPKKEAPKQDEPKAEAPKQEEPKAEAPKQEEPKAEAPKQEEKKAEAPKQ, from the exons ATGATGAAGGTGTActttgtgcttcctctgacgTTACTGACGTCTGTGATTTTGGTGGGGTTCATAAAGATACGCAAGAAGGAGTACGAAAAGGAGGTGAGGCGGAACCGGTTCCAGGACATCAAGATGCGGGTGACCAGCGATGTCTTCCAGGAGTACCAGAAGGAGAAGGCGGAGAAGCAGAACGAGCTGGAGAAGGCTCAGGCCGAGCTGAAGGCGATGGAGAACGAAATCACGGTTGTACTGACCAAAACACAGAAGACGACGGGGGATTTAGCCGGCTGCAATGATTCCCAG AAATCTGGTGCAGATCAGGTTGCAGCGTCAGAGACAACCCTGGAAAACCTTAAAG CTGAAACCAAGAAGGAGACAACTGAATGGAATGGAGAAATAGATCGACTGAAACAGCAGCTGAAAGGAAAAAGCCTAGTCTGTAACTTCTTGAAAGAACAACCAGACCCAATAAA GAGTATGTGTGGAATTAAAGACGTGCCAAAGGCAGAGGCTCCAAAACAAGAGGAGCCAAAGGCAGAGGTTCCAAAACAAGAGGAGCCAAAGAAAGAGGCTCCAAAACAAGAAGAGCCAAAGGCAGAGGCTCCAAAACAAGAGGAGCCAAAGAAAGAGGCTCCAAAACAAGAGGAGCCAAAGAAAGAGGCTCCAAAACAAGAGGAGCCAAAGGCAGAGGCTCCAAAACAAGAGGAGCCAAAGAAAGAGGCTCCAAAACAAGAGGAGCCAAAGAAAGAGGCTCCAAAACAAGAGGAGCCAAAGAAAGAGGCTCCAAAACAAGAGGAGCCAAAGAAAGAGGCTCCAAAACAAGATGAGCCAAAGGCAGAGGCCCCAAAACAAGAGGAGCCAAAGGCAGAGGCCCCAAAACAAGAGGAGCCAAAGGCAGAGGCCCCAAAGCAAGAGGAGAAAAAGGCAGAGGCCCCCAAGCAATAG
- the si:dkey-87o1.2 gene encoding uncharacterized protein si:dkey-87o1.2, with the protein MKLLVFFVAVSVAVTVAMIFQTLRQEMNLRNLRARMVESSAEVRRREDSIMEMKSKIQTLKSSVETSSQKLEELRKEKTDKEKALQGAEKSLETCNTGKGNTEKKKTELEGSIKKVKTDHEAAKTKSQLEIEGLEKQILDRDKTICAYADMTKEEARKLCGESGKAQ; encoded by the exons atgaaaCTGTTGGTCTTTTTCGTCGCCGTGAGCGTAGCGGTGACGGTAGCGATGATTTTCCAGACTCTGCGTCAGGAGATGAACCTGCGTAACCTGAGGGCCCGCATGGTGGAGAGCTCTGCGGAAGTCAGGAGGAGAGAAGATTCCATCATGGAGATGAAAAGTAAAATCCAGACGCTCAAGTCCTCCGTGGAAACCTCCAGCCAAAAGCTGGAGGAACTGAGGAAAGAGAAAACGGACAAGGAGAAGGCCCTACAGGGGGCTGAGAAAAGTCTGGAGACCTGCAATACCGGAAAG GGCAACACTGAAAAGAAGAAGACAGAGCTGGAAGGATCCATTAAAAAAGTCAAAA CTGATCACGAAGCAGCTAAGACTAAGTCTCAGTTGGAGATTGAGGGCTTGGAAAAACAGATCTTGGACAGGGACAAAACAATTTGTGCTTATGCAGATATGACTAAGGAAGAAGCACG AAAATTGTGTGGAGAGTCCGGTAAAGCACAATAA